The nucleotide sequence CATGATGAGGTTGCGCTTGCAGTAGTGGGCGATGTCCAACTCGTGGGTGACCATGACGATGGTGATGCCCTGCTCGTTGAGTTTCTGGAACACGCCCATGATCTCGACGGAAGTCTTGGAGTCGAGGTTGCCGGTGGGTTCGTCGGCCAGGAGGATCTGGGGCTCGTTGATGAGGGCGCGGGCGATGGCGACGCGCTGCTGCTGACCGCCGGAGAGCTGGCTGGGGAAGTGGTCGGCGCGCGGGGACAGGCCGACGATGTCGAGGCTGCGCAAGGCGCGGTCATGGATCTCCTTGGAGGAGAAACGGCGCCGACCGTAGAGCATGGGCAACTCGACGTTCTCGCGGGCGGTGGTGCGGGAGAGCAGGTTGAAACCCTGGAAGACGAAGCCGAGCTTCTGGTTGCGCAGGTCGGCAAGCTGGTTGCGGTCGAGGCCCGAGACGTCGGTGCCGCCGAGGAGGTAGCGGCCCCGCGTCGGCCGGTCGAGGCAGCCGAGCAGGTTCATGAGGGTGGACTTGCCCGAGCCGCTGGCGCCCATGATGGCGACGAACTCGCCGGCGCCGATGTCGAGGGTGACGCCGCGCACGGCGTGCACCGGCACCTCGCCCGATTCGTAGATCTTGTGGATGGCCTCCAGCTGGACGATGGCGGACATGGGGCCTAGAAGCGACGCTGGCCGCCGAAGGGGTTGGCGGCGGGGGCGGTGCCGGTGGCGTTGCCGACCGCGGCGAGGCCGGTGATGATGACATCACCCTCGGCGAGCCCGTCGATGACCTCGGAGGTGATTCCATCTGTGATGCCCACCTTGATCGAAACGGGTTGAGGAAGGGCGGTCTTGTCCCCGCCGGGCAGGCGGTAAACGGTCCGAGTAATGACGGTCACTTCGCCGGGGGCGGCGGGAGCCGGGGCGAGGCCGCGCTCGACCATGAGCCGGCGGAACTGCTCACGCTGCTCGGGGGTGGCCTCGCGGAAATTGGTGATGCCCACCTCGGCCATGACGGCGCGGGCCTTCTCGCGCTGTTCGGGCGTGGCGTCGGCACCCAGCATGCCACCGCGGCGACCGCCGCCCTCGCCGGGGCTGGCGTTCTCGCGCGGCGGGCGCTCGCCGGCGGGAGGGGTGGCGGCCGCGGCCACGGTGGGGGCCGCGGGACTGGCCGCGCCGGCGGCGGGGGTGGGGCTGGTGGCGGCGAGTTTGGCGGCGACGGCCTCGGGTAGCCGGACCCGCAGGGAGGAGTTGGGCACGCGCAGGGTGTTTTCGCGGCTGGCGACGATGATGGAGACATTTGCGGTCATGCCGGGGCGCAGCTTGAGGTCCCGGTTATCGACGCTGATGATGGTCTCGTAGGTGACGACGTTGCTGGCCATCTTCGGGGCGTTGCGGACCTGCGTGACCTGGCCGGTGAAATTGCGGTTGGGGAAGGCGTCGACGGTGAAGGTGACGGACTGGGCCTGTTGAACCGAGCCGATGTCCGCCTCGGCGACGGCCGCAGTGATCTGCATCTTGGCGAGGTCGTTCGCGATGGTGAAGAGCGTGGGGGCGTTGAGGCTGGCGGCGACGGTCTTGCCCTCCTCGGTCTGCTTCGAGATCACGATGCCATCGATCGGAGAGCGGATGGTGCAGCGGGCAAGATCGACGTTGGCATTCTCGACCGAGGCCTCGCGGGTCAGGAGCGAGGCGTTGGATTGGGCAAGCAGGGCCTCGGCCTGGTCCAGTTCCTGCCGGGTGACGAGAGACTTCGCGGCGAGTTCACGGGTGCGCTCGGTGTTGAGCTGCTGGAGGCGGTTGCTGGCCTTGGTCGAGGCGAGGTCGGCCTCGGCCTGGCGGAGGCGCTGGCGGTAGGTGGCGGGATCGATCTCGGCGATGATCTGGTCCTTTTTCACCACCGTATTGAAATCGGCGTGCAGCTTGACGATCAGGCCCGAAATCTGGCTGCCCACATCGACCGAGAGCACGGCATCGAGCTGGCCGGTGGCGGTGACCACTTGCCGGACATTGCCCCGGGCGATCGTGGCGGTGTTGTACGAGGGCGGCGCTTCGACCGACCGGCTGCGCTGGTAGTAGTAATAACTGCCGCCGGCGGCGCCCAGCAAGGCAAGGGTGAGCAGGGTGGGGAAAAGTCGGGGGAAGGCCATGGATTGGAGAAAAGGATAGCCCGCCCGCCGGGAGGGCGCAATCCCCGGTGCGAGAAATGTCGGGAGAGGCGCACGAACGGAAGCTTGCCGGTCCCCAGACGGCCCGCACACTGCCGCGGTTACCGCTCATGCTTGCCAATCGTCACCGGGGCCTGGTCAGGATCCACGGCGCCGCCCTCCTGCTGGGGGTGGCGGTGTTCTTCTGGCTCTATGCGGAATTCATCATGCGGTACGTGCCGGTGGTGAAGCTGAGCCGGGAGGTGAACCTGCTGCAGTACTTCCTGTGCGTGGTGATCGGCCTGCTGGCCGGCGCCGAGCGGATCCGCGGCGTCGAGTCCCGCCTGACCCGGCTCGGTGGGGCGGAGGCGGCCGGGCTGGCCACGACCCAGGTCGGGCTGATGGCCCTGGCCGTGTTTGCCATGATGTTTGCCACGCAGGACCGCAGCATCAGCCGGTTGTTTCTCGGCTCGTTCCTTGCCTGGACCTGGCTGGGGTTGTTTTTCCTGCATGGCTGGCTGCCGCGGCGGCTGGCGGGATTTTTGTATGGCAGCGGGGCCCGGATCCCCACGCTGTTCATCGGGCGGGCCGAGACCCTGCCGATGCTGGATGACTGGCTGAAGCAACGCATGCACCTGGGGGTGCTGCCGGCGGGTTTCCTGACGCTGGATGAGCTGGCGACCCCGGCGCGGAGTTCAGCGGCGCCCTTCATGGGGGCCGTCGACAAGCTGCCGCGGGTGCTGGCGGAGAAGGCGATCGCGCAGGTGATCCTGCTCGAGGTGCCCGCCAATCCGCTGATCGCCCGGCAGATTGTCGAGCAGTGCCAAGCGCAGGGTTGCCGCTTGCTGGTGCACCATCTCGTGGAGGAGGTCTTGGGGCATCCGGTGGTGTCCTCGGATGAAGGCGGGCATCATTTCTTCACGCTGCACGACGAGCCGCTGGAGGATCCGTTGAACCGGGCGCTGAAACGGCTCTTTGATGTGCTGGTGGCGCTGCC is from Lacunisphaera limnophila and encodes:
- a CDS encoding ABC transporter ATP-binding protein gives rise to the protein MSAIVQLEAIHKIYESGEVPVHAVRGVTLDIGAGEFVAIMGASGSGKSTLMNLLGCLDRPTRGRYLLGGTDVSGLDRNQLADLRNQKLGFVFQGFNLLSRTTARENVELPMLYGRRRFSSKEIHDRALRSLDIVGLSPRADHFPSQLSGGQQQRVAIARALINEPQILLADEPTGNLDSKTSVEIMGVFQKLNEQGITIVMVTHELDIAHYCKRNLIMRDGQLVSDTAVAGRLTAAVEMKRILDAEAAAKLTA
- a CDS encoding efflux RND transporter periplasmic adaptor subunit, giving the protein MAFPRLFPTLLTLALLGAAGGSYYYYQRSRSVEAPPSYNTATIARGNVRQVVTATGQLDAVLSVDVGSQISGLIVKLHADFNTVVKKDQIIAEIDPATYRQRLRQAEADLASTKASNRLQQLNTERTRELAAKSLVTRQELDQAEALLAQSNASLLTREASVENANVDLARCTIRSPIDGIVISKQTEEGKTVAASLNAPTLFTIANDLAKMQITAAVAEADIGSVQQAQSVTFTVDAFPNRNFTGQVTQVRNAPKMASNVVTYETIISVDNRDLKLRPGMTANVSIIVASRENTLRVPNSSLRVRLPEAVAAKLAATSPTPAAGAASPAAPTVAAAATPPAGERPPRENASPGEGGGRRGGMLGADATPEQREKARAVMAEVGITNFREATPEQREQFRRLMVERGLAPAPAAPGEVTVITRTVYRLPGGDKTALPQPVSIKVGITDGITSEVIDGLAEGDVIITGLAAVGNATGTAPAANPFGGQRRF
- a CDS encoding exopolysaccharide biosynthesis polyprenyl glycosylphosphotransferase → MLANRHRGLVRIHGAALLLGVAVFFWLYAEFIMRYVPVVKLSREVNLLQYFLCVVIGLLAGAERIRGVESRLTRLGGAEAAGLATTQVGLMALAVFAMMFATQDRSISRLFLGSFLAWTWLGLFFLHGWLPRRLAGFLYGSGARIPTLFIGRAETLPMLDDWLKQRMHLGVLPAGFLTLDELATPARSSAAPFMGAVDKLPRVLAEKAIAQVILLEVPANPLIARQIVEQCQAQGCRLLVHHLVEEVLGHPVVSSDEGGHHFFTLHDEPLEDPLNRALKRLFDVLVALPVVVCLLPPLMLVVWVVQRFQSPGPLFHVRARSGEGRTEFPMLKFRSMELAPADPRAEGRQARLGDDRIYPFARFLRRHSLDEFPQFWNVLIGEMSVVGPRPVMPVLDEEFERQVRSYRSKHWVKPGITGLAQSEGYRGEIQTPEQLHERIRLDLYYIAHWSMWLDVQITLKTLRQVFLPPKSAY